A window of Castor canadensis chromosome 10, mCasCan1.hap1v2, whole genome shotgun sequence contains these coding sequences:
- the Ckap2 gene encoding cytoskeleton-associated protein 2 isoform X1, with translation MSTPTVPRDLQLPATQRSQTAFREQRRQKLAEHLLRRKTMFACKQENKIASSRGQRVMTSEDQIQEGTKVLKHKTKMANKENIKVPTENKTNTTVEKNCTPLKPSNELTDSATAIETHNFEADNKTLQLLPIKDDPQSQTMTLSQAFHFKNNNKKKQVTAEKPMQDANMPRKPVLGCYRGQIVQSKINSFRKPLQVTDESSATTKKLSSTISKTTKPEPVKTSSVTMRSDRASNMTATSKSVSTTSQSTQLMRPPIRNHHSNTQDTLKQGISRSFANITIRKGPSEKELLQSKTVLSSVKTSSCQDIKRNKSLSRNTASETVTRPASSSNTKLIEKSKTIDQRRHTIAKATVDRSAQSKETAEERKARLSEWRASKGKVLKRPPNSVIQPEPEGQNEKPVGSFWTTMAEEDEQRLFTEKVNKTFSECLNLINKGCSKEEILVTLNDLIKNIPDAKKLVKYWICLVRIEPITSPIENIISIYEEAILSGAQPIEEMRHAIVDILTTKSREKVNFGENIEDTHVIKEQNQEVNIEDTGVTLQPGKLEMENKHHGNVVSKDNIKEQDDKVKDPVDEFRTPETETGASCLIKYNVSTTPYLQSIKKKMQLDETNSALKDLKFLTPVRRSRRLQEKTSKLPDMLKDHYPCVSSLEQLSELGGETDAFVCRPNAALCPMFSETDTTEEIKLP, from the exons ATGAGCACCCCCACCGTACCCCGGGACCTGCAGCTGCCCGCGACTCAGAGATCCCAGACCGCGTTCAGAG AGCAAAGAAGACAGAAACTTGCAGAACATCTGTTAAGACGAAAAACAATGTTTGCATGCAAACAGGAAAATAAGATAGCCAG tagtagaGGCCAAAGAGTGATGACATCTGAGGACCAGATCCAAGAAGGGACAAAAGTTttgaaacataaaacaaaaatg GccaataaagaaaatatcaaagtacCTACAGAGAACAAAACTAACACAACAGTGGAAAAAAATTGTACTCCTTTAAAACCTTCTAATGAATTAACTGATTCAGCTACAGCAATTGAAACACATAATTTTGAGGCTGATAATAAGACACTGCAGTTGTTACCAATTAAAGATGATCCCCAGAGTCAAACTATGACATTAAGTCaggcatttcattttaaaaacaataataaaaagaaacaagtgacTGCAGAAAAACCAATGCAAGATGCTAACATGCCCAGGAAGCCTGTGCTTGGATGTTATCGTGGCCAAATTGTTCAGTCTAAGATTAATTCATTTAGAAAACCTCTACAAGTCACAGATGAGAGTTCTGCAACCACAAAGAAACTTTCATCTACTATCTCTAAGACCACAAAGCCTGAGCCTGTAAAGACCAGCAGTGTAACAATGAGAAGTGATAGAGCCTCAAATATGACTGCTACCAGTAAATCTGTGAGCACTACATCTCAGAGCACACAACTTATGCGACCTCCAATTAGAAATCACCACAGTAACACCCAGGACACTCTGAAACAAGGCATCAGCAGAAGCTTTGCCAATATTACCATTCGAAAAGGGCCTTCTGAAAAAGAATTATTACAATCAAAAACAGTTTTATCTTCTGTCAAAACCAGTTCTTGTCaggacataaaaagaaataagtcaCTGTCAAGAAACACAGCATCTGAAACTGTAACTAGGCCTGCTTCATCTTCAAATACCAAACTGATAGAAAAGTCAAAAACTATTGACCAGCGCAGACATACTATTGCAAAAGCAACTGTTGATAGATCAGCTCAGTCTAAAGAAACTGCAGAAGAGAGAAA AGCTCGTCTGAGTGAGTGGAGAGCCAGCAAAGGAAAAGTGCTGAAAAGGCCTCCTAACTCAGTTATCCAGCCTGAGCCTGAAGGACAAAATGAAAAACCAGTCGGGTCCTTTTGGACTACTATGGCAGAAGAAGATGAACAAAGATTATTTactgaaaaagtaaacaaaacattttctgagTGCCTGAATCTGATTAATAAG GGttgttcaaaagaagaaatactggtCACACTAAATGACCTGATTAAAAATATTCCAGATGCCAAAAAGCTTGTTAAATATTGGATATGTCTTGTACGTATTGAACCAATCACAAGTCCTATTGAAAATATTATCTCAATCTATGAGGAGGCCATTCTCTCAGGGGCTCAG ccTATTGAAGAGATGCGACATGCAATTGTAGATATCCTGACAACAAAGAGtcgagaaaaggttaattttg GAGAAAATATTGAGGACACTCATGTAATCAAGGAGCAAAACCAAGAGGTCAACATTGAAGATACAGGTGTTACTCTACAGCCAGGAAAACTGGAAATGGAGAATAAGCATCAtggaaatgtggtatctaaagATAATATAAAAGAACAAGATGACAAAGTAAAAGATCCAGTGGATGAATTTAGAACCCCAGAAACAGAAACTGGAGCAAGTTGCTTAATTAAATATAATGTATCTACTACACCATACTTGCAAAG tATAAAAAAGAAGATGCAACTTGATGAAACAAATTCCGCACTTAAAGATCTAAAGTTTCTAACACCAGTAAGACGTTCCAGACGTCTTCAAGAGAAGACTTCTAAATTGCCAGATATGTTAAAAGACCATTATCCTTGTGTATCTTCACTGGAACAGTTATCAGAGTTAGGAGGTGAAACTGATGCTTTCGTATGCCGCCCTAATGCAGCACTGTGCCCTATGTTCTCTGAGACAGATACAACAGAAGAGATAAAACTTCCATGA
- the Ckap2 gene encoding cytoskeleton-associated protein 2 isoform X2, whose translation MSTPTVPRDLQLPATQRSQTAFREQRRQKLAEHLLRRKTMFACKQENKIASRGQRVMTSEDQIQEGTKVLKHKTKMANKENIKVPTENKTNTTVEKNCTPLKPSNELTDSATAIETHNFEADNKTLQLLPIKDDPQSQTMTLSQAFHFKNNNKKKQVTAEKPMQDANMPRKPVLGCYRGQIVQSKINSFRKPLQVTDESSATTKKLSSTISKTTKPEPVKTSSVTMRSDRASNMTATSKSVSTTSQSTQLMRPPIRNHHSNTQDTLKQGISRSFANITIRKGPSEKELLQSKTVLSSVKTSSCQDIKRNKSLSRNTASETVTRPASSSNTKLIEKSKTIDQRRHTIAKATVDRSAQSKETAEERKARLSEWRASKGKVLKRPPNSVIQPEPEGQNEKPVGSFWTTMAEEDEQRLFTEKVNKTFSECLNLINKGCSKEEILVTLNDLIKNIPDAKKLVKYWICLVRIEPITSPIENIISIYEEAILSGAQPIEEMRHAIVDILTTKSREKVNFGENIEDTHVIKEQNQEVNIEDTGVTLQPGKLEMENKHHGNVVSKDNIKEQDDKVKDPVDEFRTPETETGASCLIKYNVSTTPYLQSIKKKMQLDETNSALKDLKFLTPVRRSRRLQEKTSKLPDMLKDHYPCVSSLEQLSELGGETDAFVCRPNAALCPMFSETDTTEEIKLP comes from the exons ATGAGCACCCCCACCGTACCCCGGGACCTGCAGCTGCCCGCGACTCAGAGATCCCAGACCGCGTTCAGAG AGCAAAGAAGACAGAAACTTGCAGAACATCTGTTAAGACGAAAAACAATGTTTGCATGCAAACAGGAAAATAAGATAGCCAG tagaGGCCAAAGAGTGATGACATCTGAGGACCAGATCCAAGAAGGGACAAAAGTTttgaaacataaaacaaaaatg GccaataaagaaaatatcaaagtacCTACAGAGAACAAAACTAACACAACAGTGGAAAAAAATTGTACTCCTTTAAAACCTTCTAATGAATTAACTGATTCAGCTACAGCAATTGAAACACATAATTTTGAGGCTGATAATAAGACACTGCAGTTGTTACCAATTAAAGATGATCCCCAGAGTCAAACTATGACATTAAGTCaggcatttcattttaaaaacaataataaaaagaaacaagtgacTGCAGAAAAACCAATGCAAGATGCTAACATGCCCAGGAAGCCTGTGCTTGGATGTTATCGTGGCCAAATTGTTCAGTCTAAGATTAATTCATTTAGAAAACCTCTACAAGTCACAGATGAGAGTTCTGCAACCACAAAGAAACTTTCATCTACTATCTCTAAGACCACAAAGCCTGAGCCTGTAAAGACCAGCAGTGTAACAATGAGAAGTGATAGAGCCTCAAATATGACTGCTACCAGTAAATCTGTGAGCACTACATCTCAGAGCACACAACTTATGCGACCTCCAATTAGAAATCACCACAGTAACACCCAGGACACTCTGAAACAAGGCATCAGCAGAAGCTTTGCCAATATTACCATTCGAAAAGGGCCTTCTGAAAAAGAATTATTACAATCAAAAACAGTTTTATCTTCTGTCAAAACCAGTTCTTGTCaggacataaaaagaaataagtcaCTGTCAAGAAACACAGCATCTGAAACTGTAACTAGGCCTGCTTCATCTTCAAATACCAAACTGATAGAAAAGTCAAAAACTATTGACCAGCGCAGACATACTATTGCAAAAGCAACTGTTGATAGATCAGCTCAGTCTAAAGAAACTGCAGAAGAGAGAAA AGCTCGTCTGAGTGAGTGGAGAGCCAGCAAAGGAAAAGTGCTGAAAAGGCCTCCTAACTCAGTTATCCAGCCTGAGCCTGAAGGACAAAATGAAAAACCAGTCGGGTCCTTTTGGACTACTATGGCAGAAGAAGATGAACAAAGATTATTTactgaaaaagtaaacaaaacattttctgagTGCCTGAATCTGATTAATAAG GGttgttcaaaagaagaaatactggtCACACTAAATGACCTGATTAAAAATATTCCAGATGCCAAAAAGCTTGTTAAATATTGGATATGTCTTGTACGTATTGAACCAATCACAAGTCCTATTGAAAATATTATCTCAATCTATGAGGAGGCCATTCTCTCAGGGGCTCAG ccTATTGAAGAGATGCGACATGCAATTGTAGATATCCTGACAACAAAGAGtcgagaaaaggttaattttg GAGAAAATATTGAGGACACTCATGTAATCAAGGAGCAAAACCAAGAGGTCAACATTGAAGATACAGGTGTTACTCTACAGCCAGGAAAACTGGAAATGGAGAATAAGCATCAtggaaatgtggtatctaaagATAATATAAAAGAACAAGATGACAAAGTAAAAGATCCAGTGGATGAATTTAGAACCCCAGAAACAGAAACTGGAGCAAGTTGCTTAATTAAATATAATGTATCTACTACACCATACTTGCAAAG tATAAAAAAGAAGATGCAACTTGATGAAACAAATTCCGCACTTAAAGATCTAAAGTTTCTAACACCAGTAAGACGTTCCAGACGTCTTCAAGAGAAGACTTCTAAATTGCCAGATATGTTAAAAGACCATTATCCTTGTGTATCTTCACTGGAACAGTTATCAGAGTTAGGAGGTGAAACTGATGCTTTCGTATGCCGCCCTAATGCAGCACTGTGCCCTATGTTCTCTGAGACAGATACAACAGAAGAGATAAAACTTCCATGA
- the Ckap2 gene encoding cytoskeleton-associated protein 2 isoform X3, whose translation MFACKQENKIASSRGQRVMTSEDQIQEGTKVLKHKTKMANKENIKVPTENKTNTTVEKNCTPLKPSNELTDSATAIETHNFEADNKTLQLLPIKDDPQSQTMTLSQAFHFKNNNKKKQVTAEKPMQDANMPRKPVLGCYRGQIVQSKINSFRKPLQVTDESSATTKKLSSTISKTTKPEPVKTSSVTMRSDRASNMTATSKSVSTTSQSTQLMRPPIRNHHSNTQDTLKQGISRSFANITIRKGPSEKELLQSKTVLSSVKTSSCQDIKRNKSLSRNTASETVTRPASSSNTKLIEKSKTIDQRRHTIAKATVDRSAQSKETAEERKARLSEWRASKGKVLKRPPNSVIQPEPEGQNEKPVGSFWTTMAEEDEQRLFTEKVNKTFSECLNLINKGCSKEEILVTLNDLIKNIPDAKKLVKYWICLVRIEPITSPIENIISIYEEAILSGAQPIEEMRHAIVDILTTKSREKVNFGENIEDTHVIKEQNQEVNIEDTGVTLQPGKLEMENKHHGNVVSKDNIKEQDDKVKDPVDEFRTPETETGASCLIKYNVSTTPYLQSIKKKMQLDETNSALKDLKFLTPVRRSRRLQEKTSKLPDMLKDHYPCVSSLEQLSELGGETDAFVCRPNAALCPMFSETDTTEEIKLP comes from the exons ATGTTTGCATGCAAACAGGAAAATAAGATAGCCAG tagtagaGGCCAAAGAGTGATGACATCTGAGGACCAGATCCAAGAAGGGACAAAAGTTttgaaacataaaacaaaaatg GccaataaagaaaatatcaaagtacCTACAGAGAACAAAACTAACACAACAGTGGAAAAAAATTGTACTCCTTTAAAACCTTCTAATGAATTAACTGATTCAGCTACAGCAATTGAAACACATAATTTTGAGGCTGATAATAAGACACTGCAGTTGTTACCAATTAAAGATGATCCCCAGAGTCAAACTATGACATTAAGTCaggcatttcattttaaaaacaataataaaaagaaacaagtgacTGCAGAAAAACCAATGCAAGATGCTAACATGCCCAGGAAGCCTGTGCTTGGATGTTATCGTGGCCAAATTGTTCAGTCTAAGATTAATTCATTTAGAAAACCTCTACAAGTCACAGATGAGAGTTCTGCAACCACAAAGAAACTTTCATCTACTATCTCTAAGACCACAAAGCCTGAGCCTGTAAAGACCAGCAGTGTAACAATGAGAAGTGATAGAGCCTCAAATATGACTGCTACCAGTAAATCTGTGAGCACTACATCTCAGAGCACACAACTTATGCGACCTCCAATTAGAAATCACCACAGTAACACCCAGGACACTCTGAAACAAGGCATCAGCAGAAGCTTTGCCAATATTACCATTCGAAAAGGGCCTTCTGAAAAAGAATTATTACAATCAAAAACAGTTTTATCTTCTGTCAAAACCAGTTCTTGTCaggacataaaaagaaataagtcaCTGTCAAGAAACACAGCATCTGAAACTGTAACTAGGCCTGCTTCATCTTCAAATACCAAACTGATAGAAAAGTCAAAAACTATTGACCAGCGCAGACATACTATTGCAAAAGCAACTGTTGATAGATCAGCTCAGTCTAAAGAAACTGCAGAAGAGAGAAA AGCTCGTCTGAGTGAGTGGAGAGCCAGCAAAGGAAAAGTGCTGAAAAGGCCTCCTAACTCAGTTATCCAGCCTGAGCCTGAAGGACAAAATGAAAAACCAGTCGGGTCCTTTTGGACTACTATGGCAGAAGAAGATGAACAAAGATTATTTactgaaaaagtaaacaaaacattttctgagTGCCTGAATCTGATTAATAAG GGttgttcaaaagaagaaatactggtCACACTAAATGACCTGATTAAAAATATTCCAGATGCCAAAAAGCTTGTTAAATATTGGATATGTCTTGTACGTATTGAACCAATCACAAGTCCTATTGAAAATATTATCTCAATCTATGAGGAGGCCATTCTCTCAGGGGCTCAG ccTATTGAAGAGATGCGACATGCAATTGTAGATATCCTGACAACAAAGAGtcgagaaaaggttaattttg GAGAAAATATTGAGGACACTCATGTAATCAAGGAGCAAAACCAAGAGGTCAACATTGAAGATACAGGTGTTACTCTACAGCCAGGAAAACTGGAAATGGAGAATAAGCATCAtggaaatgtggtatctaaagATAATATAAAAGAACAAGATGACAAAGTAAAAGATCCAGTGGATGAATTTAGAACCCCAGAAACAGAAACTGGAGCAAGTTGCTTAATTAAATATAATGTATCTACTACACCATACTTGCAAAG tATAAAAAAGAAGATGCAACTTGATGAAACAAATTCCGCACTTAAAGATCTAAAGTTTCTAACACCAGTAAGACGTTCCAGACGTCTTCAAGAGAAGACTTCTAAATTGCCAGATATGTTAAAAGACCATTATCCTTGTGTATCTTCACTGGAACAGTTATCAGAGTTAGGAGGTGAAACTGATGCTTTCGTATGCCGCCCTAATGCAGCACTGTGCCCTATGTTCTCTGAGACAGATACAACAGAAGAGATAAAACTTCCATGA
- the Ckap2 gene encoding cytoskeleton-associated protein 2 isoform X4 has product MFACKQENKIASRGQRVMTSEDQIQEGTKVLKHKTKMANKENIKVPTENKTNTTVEKNCTPLKPSNELTDSATAIETHNFEADNKTLQLLPIKDDPQSQTMTLSQAFHFKNNNKKKQVTAEKPMQDANMPRKPVLGCYRGQIVQSKINSFRKPLQVTDESSATTKKLSSTISKTTKPEPVKTSSVTMRSDRASNMTATSKSVSTTSQSTQLMRPPIRNHHSNTQDTLKQGISRSFANITIRKGPSEKELLQSKTVLSSVKTSSCQDIKRNKSLSRNTASETVTRPASSSNTKLIEKSKTIDQRRHTIAKATVDRSAQSKETAEERKARLSEWRASKGKVLKRPPNSVIQPEPEGQNEKPVGSFWTTMAEEDEQRLFTEKVNKTFSECLNLINKGCSKEEILVTLNDLIKNIPDAKKLVKYWICLVRIEPITSPIENIISIYEEAILSGAQPIEEMRHAIVDILTTKSREKVNFGENIEDTHVIKEQNQEVNIEDTGVTLQPGKLEMENKHHGNVVSKDNIKEQDDKVKDPVDEFRTPETETGASCLIKYNVSTTPYLQSIKKKMQLDETNSALKDLKFLTPVRRSRRLQEKTSKLPDMLKDHYPCVSSLEQLSELGGETDAFVCRPNAALCPMFSETDTTEEIKLP; this is encoded by the exons ATGTTTGCATGCAAACAGGAAAATAAGATAGCCAG tagaGGCCAAAGAGTGATGACATCTGAGGACCAGATCCAAGAAGGGACAAAAGTTttgaaacataaaacaaaaatg GccaataaagaaaatatcaaagtacCTACAGAGAACAAAACTAACACAACAGTGGAAAAAAATTGTACTCCTTTAAAACCTTCTAATGAATTAACTGATTCAGCTACAGCAATTGAAACACATAATTTTGAGGCTGATAATAAGACACTGCAGTTGTTACCAATTAAAGATGATCCCCAGAGTCAAACTATGACATTAAGTCaggcatttcattttaaaaacaataataaaaagaaacaagtgacTGCAGAAAAACCAATGCAAGATGCTAACATGCCCAGGAAGCCTGTGCTTGGATGTTATCGTGGCCAAATTGTTCAGTCTAAGATTAATTCATTTAGAAAACCTCTACAAGTCACAGATGAGAGTTCTGCAACCACAAAGAAACTTTCATCTACTATCTCTAAGACCACAAAGCCTGAGCCTGTAAAGACCAGCAGTGTAACAATGAGAAGTGATAGAGCCTCAAATATGACTGCTACCAGTAAATCTGTGAGCACTACATCTCAGAGCACACAACTTATGCGACCTCCAATTAGAAATCACCACAGTAACACCCAGGACACTCTGAAACAAGGCATCAGCAGAAGCTTTGCCAATATTACCATTCGAAAAGGGCCTTCTGAAAAAGAATTATTACAATCAAAAACAGTTTTATCTTCTGTCAAAACCAGTTCTTGTCaggacataaaaagaaataagtcaCTGTCAAGAAACACAGCATCTGAAACTGTAACTAGGCCTGCTTCATCTTCAAATACCAAACTGATAGAAAAGTCAAAAACTATTGACCAGCGCAGACATACTATTGCAAAAGCAACTGTTGATAGATCAGCTCAGTCTAAAGAAACTGCAGAAGAGAGAAA AGCTCGTCTGAGTGAGTGGAGAGCCAGCAAAGGAAAAGTGCTGAAAAGGCCTCCTAACTCAGTTATCCAGCCTGAGCCTGAAGGACAAAATGAAAAACCAGTCGGGTCCTTTTGGACTACTATGGCAGAAGAAGATGAACAAAGATTATTTactgaaaaagtaaacaaaacattttctgagTGCCTGAATCTGATTAATAAG GGttgttcaaaagaagaaatactggtCACACTAAATGACCTGATTAAAAATATTCCAGATGCCAAAAAGCTTGTTAAATATTGGATATGTCTTGTACGTATTGAACCAATCACAAGTCCTATTGAAAATATTATCTCAATCTATGAGGAGGCCATTCTCTCAGGGGCTCAG ccTATTGAAGAGATGCGACATGCAATTGTAGATATCCTGACAACAAAGAGtcgagaaaaggttaattttg GAGAAAATATTGAGGACACTCATGTAATCAAGGAGCAAAACCAAGAGGTCAACATTGAAGATACAGGTGTTACTCTACAGCCAGGAAAACTGGAAATGGAGAATAAGCATCAtggaaatgtggtatctaaagATAATATAAAAGAACAAGATGACAAAGTAAAAGATCCAGTGGATGAATTTAGAACCCCAGAAACAGAAACTGGAGCAAGTTGCTTAATTAAATATAATGTATCTACTACACCATACTTGCAAAG tATAAAAAAGAAGATGCAACTTGATGAAACAAATTCCGCACTTAAAGATCTAAAGTTTCTAACACCAGTAAGACGTTCCAGACGTCTTCAAGAGAAGACTTCTAAATTGCCAGATATGTTAAAAGACCATTATCCTTGTGTATCTTCACTGGAACAGTTATCAGAGTTAGGAGGTGAAACTGATGCTTTCGTATGCCGCCCTAATGCAGCACTGTGCCCTATGTTCTCTGAGACAGATACAACAGAAGAGATAAAACTTCCATGA